In the Flavobacterium acetivorans genome, one interval contains:
- a CDS encoding RNA polymerase sigma factor, with protein sequence MALEQIIKDCKKNHPKAQEQLYQLFAKKFFGVCLKYSRNYEDAQDNLQDGFILIFKKIEQFSGKGSFEGWAKRLLINNALQKFKGVRFMEVLDENISEVEVDIDDEKISLDYLLQIIHELPDQYRIVFSLYVLDGYSHQEISEMLNISTGTTKSNLFRARLILKEKIEKLTEIKFESSAK encoded by the coding sequence GTGGCATTAGAACAAATAATCAAGGATTGTAAAAAGAATCACCCCAAAGCTCAGGAGCAACTATACCAATTGTTTGCTAAGAAGTTCTTTGGGGTGTGTTTAAAATATTCCCGAAATTATGAAGATGCTCAAGATAACTTGCAGGATGGTTTTATACTTATTTTTAAAAAAATAGAACAATTCAGCGGCAAAGGTTCTTTTGAAGGCTGGGCCAAAAGATTACTGATAAACAATGCCTTACAAAAATTTAAAGGCGTCCGATTTATGGAGGTGCTGGACGAGAATATTTCAGAGGTCGAAGTTGATATAGATGATGAAAAAATATCCCTAGACTATTTATTACAAATCATTCATGAACTCCCGGATCAATATCGAATCGTATTTAGCTTATATGTCCTGGACGGCTATTCACACCAGGAAATCAGCGAAATGCTAAACATTTCGACCGGAACAACAAAATCAAATCTTTTCAGAGCACGATTGATTTTGAAAGAAAAAATTGAAAAACTAACAGAAATTAAATTCGAATCATCGGCAAAATGA